Proteins from a single region of Pseudarthrobacter sp. NIBRBAC000502772:
- a CDS encoding FHA domain-containing protein — translation MATATYVAGTWLGVVRANTVVLLGPGTSPALVQSLWELLEHAPEVHEVLHAVTSSFGVSLAQIPSFGIVDSGDALRIFLRGDLDLTVRLPGGPVDLNGRDVTTWTERRLDTPEWYRLTVAGDGQPRPALPLSEGVVLLESLTVSLTGTPADEVAAPAATPAEVEAPTAVGGVVLVADAEPVTATVAEPSAGPKPEPGPVPAAEPEPEIAPEPASEPAPEHDREVSAETVMGLLDDDSNFAAEAPEAEPDVEPAPERAAHPDQVPAHEMTGSYDHLWERTVVRRIEDAAVRDEPEEDHGAPAAPVGAAPAPPAAAPPAAAPPAAAAAARMIGGLIDSVPWRTGGSTPAAQAAPPSSLPPLILPPLILPPSNLSPLNQPPADVPAELHAGQPAADPDAFDGDHDGHTIMKGDLAGMAAHPAPVPEPDSAAGPLVLARVCGRGHANPPTQAQCAACGSPLPADAVQVARPRLGRMRVSTGALVDLDQSLVIGRQPSVSRVQGGVMPRLVQVASPSGDISRSHVEVRLEGWHVMLCDLKATNGTVLVREGQPPRRLAQNEMAILLDGDIAELGDDISLRFEEIL, via the coding sequence ATGGCCACCGCAACATACGTCGCCGGCACCTGGCTCGGTGTTGTCCGGGCCAACACTGTGGTCCTCCTGGGGCCCGGGACCTCGCCCGCCCTGGTCCAGTCCCTGTGGGAACTGCTGGAGCACGCCCCGGAAGTCCACGAAGTGCTCCACGCCGTCACCAGCAGTTTCGGCGTTTCCCTGGCGCAAATACCGTCGTTCGGGATAGTCGATTCCGGTGACGCGCTCCGGATCTTCCTCCGTGGCGACCTGGACCTGACCGTGCGGCTGCCCGGCGGCCCCGTGGACCTGAACGGGCGGGACGTCACCACCTGGACGGAGCGCCGCCTGGACACCCCCGAGTGGTACCGCCTCACTGTGGCGGGAGACGGCCAGCCCCGACCCGCGTTGCCGCTCAGCGAAGGCGTGGTCCTGCTGGAGTCGCTGACAGTGTCGCTCACCGGAACTCCGGCGGACGAGGTGGCCGCTCCGGCTGCCACGCCCGCTGAGGTCGAGGCACCCACCGCTGTCGGCGGCGTCGTTCTCGTAGCGGACGCTGAACCGGTCACTGCAACGGTAGCGGAGCCCTCAGCTGGACCGAAGCCGGAACCCGGACCGGTGCCGGCAGCTGAGCCGGAACCTGAAATTGCACCTGAACCTGCGTCTGAACCCGCGCCGGAACATGACCGGGAGGTTTCGGCAGAAACGGTGATGGGGCTCCTGGACGACGACTCCAATTTTGCTGCCGAAGCCCCGGAAGCCGAGCCGGACGTGGAGCCCGCCCCCGAGCGCGCCGCCCATCCTGACCAGGTCCCGGCCCACGAAATGACCGGCAGCTACGACCACCTCTGGGAACGGACTGTTGTCCGCCGCATCGAGGACGCAGCGGTCCGGGACGAACCCGAGGAAGATCACGGCGCACCTGCGGCACCTGTTGGCGCGGCTCCGGCACCGCCTGCAGCCGCCCCGCCTGCAGCCGCCCCGCCTGCGGCCGCAGCGGCCGCCCGGATGATCGGCGGGCTCATCGACTCGGTCCCGTGGCGGACCGGCGGGAGCACACCTGCTGCCCAGGCCGCGCCGCCGTCCAGTCTCCCGCCGTTGATTCTGCCGCCGTTGATTCTGCCGCCGTCGAACCTGTCCCCGTTGAATCAGCCCCCGGCGGACGTCCCGGCAGAACTGCACGCAGGGCAGCCGGCAGCAGACCCGGACGCCTTCGACGGTGACCACGACGGCCACACGATCATGAAGGGCGACCTCGCCGGAATGGCCGCGCATCCCGCCCCGGTTCCGGAGCCGGATTCGGCCGCAGGCCCCCTGGTGCTGGCCCGGGTCTGCGGTCGGGGACACGCCAATCCGCCCACCCAGGCGCAATGCGCTGCCTGCGGCTCGCCGCTGCCCGCCGACGCCGTACAGGTGGCCCGGCCCCGGCTGGGCCGGATGCGGGTCTCTACGGGTGCACTGGTTGACCTTGACCAGTCGCTGGTCATTGGGCGTCAGCCGTCCGTTTCCCGGGTGCAGGGTGGTGTTATGCCGCGGCTGGTCCAGGTGGCCAGCCCCAGCGGCGACATCTCGCGCTCGCACGTCGAAGTGCGGCTGGAAGGCTGGCACGTGATGCTCTGCGATCTCAAGGCCACCAACGGTACGGTCCTGGTCCGCGAGGGCCAGCCGCCGCGCCGCCTGGCCCAGAACGAGATGGCCATCCTGCTCGACGGCGACATCGCCGAATTGGGTGACGACATCTCACTGCGTTTTGAGGAGATTCTTTGA
- a CDS encoding serine/threonine-protein kinase: MSSKRPVAPPPHIPGFTYISLLGSGGFSDVYLYEQDRPRRKVAVKVLLSDLKTEGARRRFESEANLMAQLSSHPYIVTIFEAEVTEAGHSYLAMEYCSRPSLDVRYRRQRFSVDEVLAVGIQVASAVETAHRAGIAHRDIKPANILVTDYNRPALTDFGISGTLGGDADEDAGMSIPWSPPEQFADGPVDGVMVDVWALGATLYTLLAGRSPFVMPGTDNSQRELISRITSAALPRLGRADVPESLERALSTAMAKSAASRYSSAHAFALALQRIQAELNLSVTPFEVLEEQQLEENHPDDGFEETRVRNIAAIDPERTGSAPTFPARTRPQRRGTGAPPSGLPAGEFPPAAAATAAPRPQVPGNLFAGQQDGKQDGGTQAGGNSAGEWAHATMLRGSAPAAEYGSAPDATVQRPGPLPAQAGAPGHRAGRADPEIDATISRQAALTETAPEAAPDHGKRNVWLAAAGGTLLVLAIIVGIVVASSAPAPKVEETGQVSKPPADALDNGTVPDVADLAGTVDAAGKATFTWTNPQPKSGDAYKWRVYALGNHGEYQSTAEPAAQVALNPTEPTCVQVMIVRSDGAFSPLEEDSIACIRK, from the coding sequence TTGAGTTCCAAACGGCCGGTTGCGCCGCCGCCCCACATTCCGGGGTTTACCTACATCAGCCTGCTTGGCTCCGGCGGGTTCTCGGACGTCTATCTCTACGAGCAGGACCGGCCACGCCGGAAGGTGGCGGTCAAGGTCCTTTTGTCGGATCTGAAGACCGAGGGTGCCCGGCGCAGGTTCGAGTCCGAGGCCAACCTGATGGCCCAGCTCTCCTCGCACCCGTACATCGTGACCATCTTCGAGGCGGAGGTGACCGAGGCAGGTCACTCCTACCTGGCCATGGAGTACTGCTCGAGGCCCAGCCTGGACGTCCGGTACCGCCGTCAGCGCTTCAGCGTTGATGAGGTGCTGGCGGTCGGCATCCAGGTGGCCTCCGCTGTCGAGACCGCACACCGGGCCGGCATCGCCCACCGGGACATCAAGCCCGCCAACATCCTGGTGACGGACTACAACCGGCCGGCCCTGACGGACTTCGGGATCTCGGGGACGCTGGGCGGCGACGCCGACGAGGACGCCGGGATGTCCATTCCGTGGTCGCCGCCGGAACAGTTCGCGGACGGCCCCGTGGACGGCGTGATGGTGGATGTCTGGGCGCTGGGCGCCACGCTGTACACACTGCTGGCCGGCAGGTCGCCGTTTGTGATGCCCGGTACGGACAATTCCCAGCGCGAACTGATCTCGCGGATCACCAGCGCGGCACTGCCGCGCCTGGGCCGGGCCGACGTTCCGGAGTCACTGGAGCGGGCGCTGTCCACGGCCATGGCCAAATCCGCGGCGTCCCGCTACTCCTCAGCCCACGCGTTTGCCCTCGCCCTGCAGCGGATCCAGGCCGAACTGAACCTTTCGGTCACGCCCTTCGAGGTACTCGAAGAGCAGCAACTGGAAGAGAACCACCCGGATGACGGCTTCGAGGAAACCCGCGTCCGGAACATCGCGGCCATCGATCCGGAGCGGACCGGCAGCGCCCCCACTTTCCCGGCACGCACCCGGCCGCAACGCCGCGGAACCGGTGCGCCGCCGTCGGGCCTTCCGGCCGGCGAATTTCCCCCGGCCGCTGCGGCCACGGCAGCACCCCGGCCCCAGGTTCCGGGCAACCTCTTTGCGGGCCAGCAGGACGGTAAGCAGGACGGCGGCACGCAGGCTGGCGGCAACTCCGCAGGCGAGTGGGCCCATGCCACGATGCTCCGCGGAAGTGCACCGGCCGCCGAGTACGGCTCCGCGCCGGACGCAACCGTCCAGCGTCCCGGGCCTCTTCCCGCCCAAGCCGGCGCGCCCGGCCACCGGGCAGGGCGCGCCGATCCGGAGATCGACGCGACGATCAGCCGGCAGGCCGCGCTCACGGAAACCGCCCCCGAAGCGGCGCCCGACCACGGCAAGCGCAACGTGTGGCTCGCCGCCGCGGGCGGAACGCTGCTGGTCCTCGCCATCATCGTAGGGATTGTGGTGGCGTCCTCGGCCCCGGCGCCCAAGGTCGAAGAGACCGGCCAGGTCAGCAAACCCCCGGCGGATGCCCTGGACAACGGGACAGTTCCCGACGTCGCGGATCTGGCAGGGACTGTGGACGCCGCCGGCAAGGCGACCTTCACCTGGACCAATCCGCAGCCGAAGTCGGGCGACGCCTACAAGTGGCGGGTCTACGCGTTGGGCAACCACGGCGAGTACCAGTCCACTGCCGAGCCAGCCGCCCAGGTTGCGTTGAATCCGACGGAACCCACGTGTGTCCAGGTGATGATCGTCCGGAGTGACGGCGCGTTCTCACCGTTGGAAGAAGACTCAATCGCCTGCATCCGCAAGTGA
- a CDS encoding RDD family protein: MMNEAERCQQCQQLIRRGATFCPACGAPLPNRAARSGRNVDHAQRAMMERAAAHASQNPGTIPVVQTAPGGGTGMAANLELVPATAGKRLGAAVLDWLAPVAVLVVTFAIGFAGITRTQSGGFIIYDTGSLVLFGSVGLGLTLVYLAVLVGMEGRSGKTLGNHVMGIRSADKDGYAPGTGGVFLRGLITGAGIILTLLAAVAIVIFKWFDVAVFVLGPLLIASAVWAVLVVVSNTWDRNGRLRGWHDTAAKTLVFDVNDGRNPVTSGGIQGPYSFAPLDLPPVQPVASPVVGAAKPPQVVPAQQPLVQQPVNPYAPQPDAAQPSAAPPPFAPQPDAPPSSTPFQPHVPYAAPAVPAPGAQFHPDDDLDRTQMRGGAAYAAPVAVLRIKLDDGRDFQLDRNVLLGRNPLGQAGEQQAQLLAVSDPGRSISKTHLHLLTDGAGVWVTDRNSTNGSAVTTPDGRRTSLQPGVPAFVSPGSTVHFGDRSFHLGQA, from the coding sequence ATGATGAACGAGGCCGAACGCTGCCAGCAGTGCCAGCAACTGATCCGGCGCGGCGCCACGTTCTGCCCGGCGTGCGGTGCTCCGCTGCCCAACAGGGCGGCACGCAGCGGACGCAACGTGGACCATGCACAGCGGGCCATGATGGAGCGTGCGGCGGCGCACGCCAGCCAGAATCCCGGTACTATCCCGGTAGTACAAACGGCTCCAGGGGGAGGAACGGGAATGGCAGCCAATCTTGAGCTTGTTCCGGCCACGGCGGGGAAACGGCTCGGCGCGGCAGTGCTCGACTGGCTGGCCCCCGTTGCGGTCCTGGTGGTGACTTTCGCCATCGGGTTCGCGGGAATCACCCGCACCCAAAGCGGCGGCTTCATCATCTATGACACCGGTTCGCTGGTCCTGTTCGGCAGCGTCGGCCTGGGACTGACGCTGGTCTACCTGGCGGTTCTGGTGGGCATGGAAGGCCGCTCCGGGAAGACCCTCGGCAACCATGTCATGGGCATCCGCAGCGCTGACAAGGATGGTTACGCCCCCGGCACCGGGGGAGTGTTCCTGCGCGGCCTCATCACCGGCGCAGGCATCATCCTGACGCTCCTGGCCGCCGTTGCCATCGTCATTTTCAAATGGTTCGATGTGGCCGTCTTCGTCCTCGGCCCGTTGCTTATTGCCAGTGCGGTATGGGCCGTGCTGGTGGTGGTTTCCAACACCTGGGACCGCAACGGCAGGCTCCGCGGATGGCACGACACCGCGGCCAAAACGCTGGTGTTCGACGTCAACGACGGCCGGAACCCCGTCACCTCCGGCGGCATCCAGGGCCCGTACAGTTTCGCGCCCCTGGACCTCCCGCCTGTCCAGCCGGTCGCGTCGCCCGTGGTCGGGGCCGCAAAACCGCCCCAGGTTGTGCCCGCCCAACAGCCGCTGGTCCAACAACCCGTGAACCCGTACGCTCCGCAGCCGGATGCGGCTCAACCGTCAGCCGCGCCGCCGCCGTTCGCACCCCAGCCGGACGCGCCGCCGTCGTCCACTCCTTTCCAGCCGCATGTCCCGTACGCGGCCCCAGCCGTTCCCGCGCCGGGCGCCCAGTTCCATCCGGATGACGACCTCGACCGCACACAGATGCGTGGTGGGGCAGCGTATGCAGCGCCCGTCGCCGTGCTGCGGATAAAGCTCGACGACGGCCGGGACTTCCAGCTCGACCGCAACGTCCTGTTGGGCAGGAACCCCCTTGGCCAGGCGGGGGAGCAGCAGGCCCAGCTCCTGGCGGTCAGTGATCCCGGCCGCTCGATCTCCAAGACGCACCTCCACCTGTTGACCGACGGTGCCGGCGTTTGGGTGACGGACCGGAACTCCACCAACGGCAGCGCCGTCACTACACCGGACGGACGGCGCACCTCACTGCAGCCGGGCGTGCCCGCTTTTGTCAGCCCGGGATCCACTGTCCACTTTGGTGACCGTTCCTTCCACCTAGGACAGGCATGA
- a CDS encoding PP2C family serine/threonine-protein phosphatase, translating into MNSQPASDPADADHGTGLSLSYGYGTDRGLRRELNEDSFIASDPVFAVADGMGGHEAGEIASGMCVRALAAMPQLATGERSVTAAVLQQYLLRADSSIREVTGARAGTTLTGAVVVEQMGMPYWLVMNIGDSRTYRLSQGHFEQVSVDHSEVQELVDAGEITPEQATVHPRRHVVTRALGTGDETEADYWLLPVEEGDRIMVCSDGLNAELTDEHMFRILSTVGHPQDAVDALIQAALRNGGRDNVTVIVVDARNVMNDGGIATTAPRPAADAAEVTLPRARIVDASQPAGQDDGRGER; encoded by the coding sequence ATGAACTCACAGCCCGCCAGTGACCCAGCTGACGCAGACCACGGAACCGGCCTCAGCCTGAGTTACGGCTACGGAACGGACCGCGGGCTGCGCCGGGAATTGAACGAGGATTCCTTCATCGCTTCCGACCCCGTCTTCGCCGTGGCAGACGGCATGGGCGGACACGAAGCCGGCGAGATTGCCAGCGGTATGTGCGTCCGCGCCCTCGCTGCCATGCCACAGCTCGCCACCGGGGAGCGCAGCGTCACGGCGGCAGTGCTCCAGCAATACCTGCTCCGCGCCGACAGTTCCATCCGGGAGGTGACCGGTGCCCGCGCCGGCACCACACTCACTGGAGCCGTTGTGGTGGAACAGATGGGAATGCCGTACTGGCTGGTCATGAACATCGGGGATTCCCGCACGTACCGGCTGAGCCAAGGGCACTTCGAGCAGGTCAGTGTGGACCATTCGGAGGTCCAGGAACTCGTGGATGCCGGTGAAATCACGCCTGAGCAGGCCACCGTCCATCCCCGCCGCCACGTTGTCACGAGGGCGCTGGGCACGGGGGACGAGACCGAGGCTGATTACTGGCTCCTGCCCGTGGAGGAAGGCGACCGGATCATGGTCTGCTCGGACGGGCTCAATGCCGAGCTGACGGATGAGCACATGTTCCGGATCCTGAGCACAGTGGGCCACCCGCAGGACGCGGTGGATGCCCTGATCCAGGCCGCGCTCCGTAACGGCGGAAGGGACAACGTCACCGTCATTGTGGTGGACGCCAGGAACGTGATGAACGACGGCGGCATCGCCACCACGGCGCCCCGCCCCGCCGCCGATGCCGCAGAGGTCACGCTGCCCCGGGCGCGGATTGTTGACGCCAGCCAGCCGGCCGGCCAGGACGACGGAAGAGGGGAACGCTGA